One genomic window of Solanum stenotomum isolate F172 chromosome 9, ASM1918654v1, whole genome shotgun sequence includes the following:
- the LOC125875637 gene encoding uncharacterized protein LOC125875637 → MMENQSLCDDNMEEAEYILLDLDDLPCEIYIPPNAPYVLSGLDTLNPILTIDGKIKLIGQYDETIGTCLVFYESDTPPVVHEEAGPSEANLFPGRPTLDPKQTKSKQVKPATQLQKILKFRLLQNNETEDAREKPKED, encoded by the exons ATGATGGAAAACCAGTCACTTTGTGATGACAACATGGAGGAAGCAGAGTATATATTGCTTGATCTGGATGACCTTCCTTGCGAAATTTACATTCCCCCAAATGCACCATATGTTCTCTCG GGTCTTGACACATTGAACCCCATCTTGACCATCGATGGTAAAATCAAGCTG ATTGGACAGTATGATGAGACTATTGGCACATGCCTTGTTTTTTATGAAAGTG ATACACCTCCGGTGGTCCATGAAGAGGCGGGACCTTCTGAAGCTAACCTTTTCCCAGGAAGGCCCACGTTAGATCCTAAGCAAACCAAGTCCAAACAAGTCAAGCCAGCAACACAGCTTCAAAAGATACTTAAATTCAGGTTGTTGCAGAATAATGAAACTGAAGATGCAAGAGAGAAGCCAAAAGAAGATTAG
- the LOC125875638 gene encoding nuclear/nucleolar GTPase 2-like has product MAKNKSGHRNSATTRRLKMYNCRPKRDRKGKILKHKYQSKQLPSTRIQLDPRWFINTRVISQEKSESFREEIQDRLSSNYNIIMNGSNLPMSLVNEHKKKGKVHQLDDSKPSARSKKNHANHFKSLAKKADTP; this is encoded by the exons ATGGCGAAGAACAAAAGTGGCCACCGTAACTCCGCCACTACACGGCGGCTGAAGATGTATAATTGTAGGCCGAAGCGTGATCGGAAGGGCAAAATACTTAagcacaagtatcaatcaaagCAGCTTCCGTCAACACGGATACAACTAGATCCCCGATGGTTCA TCAATACTCGGGTGATTAGTCAGGAGAAATCGGAATCCTTTAGAGAAGAGATTCAGGATCGGCTTTCAAGCAACTACAATATCATAATGAATGGAAGTAATTTGCCCATGTCCCTTGTGAATGAGCACAAGAAG AAAGGAAAAGTTCATCAACTTGATGACAGTAAGCCTTCTGCTAGATCAAAGAAGAACCACGCAAATCATTTTAAATCATTAGCCAAGAAGGCCGATacgccttaa